One Thermicanus aegyptius DSM 12793 DNA segment encodes these proteins:
- a CDS encoding dihydrolipoamide acetyltransferase family protein, translated as MIVHITMPQLGESVTEGILGRWLVKPGDQVNVYDPLCEVITDKVNAEVPSTVAGRVAELLASENEAVPVGKVICTIETEKNEEESASAEHKETFGEKEKADPGSGGTLFGKREAGQRLSPAVLKLAAEKKIPLEKIRGTGAGGRITRKDLLLYLEEREKTKANVLPDEVSKPPVRELNAAIGREEEMTKPSPLPVAALGDVEIDVTPVRRTIAERMVRSKHEAPHAWMMIEVDATNLVKLRNGLKEEFKRREGFNLTYLPFFIKAVVEALKEFPMLNAQWAKDRIIMKKEVNISIAVATDDALFVPVIKRADEKSVLGLARSIEELVRKTREGRLAPDDISGGTFTVNNTGSFGSVLSMPIINSPQAAILSIEAIVKRPVVIEGMIAVRDMVNLTLSLDHRILDGLICGRFMQRVKEKIEAIRPEMEIY; from the coding sequence ATGATCGTTCATATAACGATGCCTCAGTTGGGGGAGAGCGTCACCGAAGGAATCCTTGGCAGATGGCTGGTCAAACCCGGTGATCAAGTAAACGTATATGATCCCCTCTGTGAAGTGATCACCGACAAAGTAAATGCGGAGGTACCTTCTACCGTCGCCGGAAGAGTAGCGGAACTTCTGGCCTCCGAGAATGAAGCCGTCCCGGTTGGGAAAGTGATTTGCACCATTGAGACAGAAAAGAATGAAGAGGAGAGTGCATCAGCGGAGCATAAAGAGACCTTCGGGGAGAAGGAAAAAGCCGACCCAGGAAGTGGTGGGACACTATTTGGGAAAAGGGAGGCAGGACAGCGGCTTTCCCCCGCCGTGTTAAAATTAGCGGCGGAAAAGAAGATCCCCCTTGAAAAGATCAGAGGGACAGGAGCCGGAGGCAGGATCACGAGGAAAGATCTCCTTCTCTATTTAGAGGAGAGAGAGAAAACAAAGGCAAACGTTCTCCCCGATGAAGTGAGCAAACCCCCGGTCCGCGAGTTAAACGCTGCTATCGGGCGAGAAGAAGAGATGACTAAGCCATCTCCTCTTCCTGTTGCCGCTTTAGGGGATGTAGAGATTGACGTTACGCCGGTACGGAGAACCATTGCAGAGCGAATGGTTCGCAGCAAACATGAAGCGCCTCATGCGTGGATGATGATCGAAGTGGACGCCACCAATCTGGTAAAACTTAGGAACGGGCTTAAGGAGGAATTTAAAAGGCGAGAAGGATTTAACCTTACCTACCTTCCCTTTTTCATAAAGGCGGTCGTGGAAGCTCTGAAGGAATTTCCGATGTTAAATGCCCAATGGGCGAAAGACCGCATCATCATGAAAAAAGAGGTGAACATCTCCATCGCCGTGGCAACGGATGATGCCCTCTTTGTCCCGGTTATTAAAAGAGCCGACGAGAAAAGCGTCTTAGGCTTGGCCCGTTCCATTGAGGAGTTGGTTCGCAAAACCAGGGAGGGGCGCCTTGCTCCCGATGATATAAGCGGTGGAACGTTTACCGTGAACAACACGGGTTCATTTGGTTCCGTTTTATCCATGCCGATCATTAATTCACCGCAGGCGGCGATTTTAAGCATCGAAGCGATTGTGAAAAGACCGGTTGTCATCGAGGGGATGATTGCCGTTCGGGATATGGTAAACCTCACCTTATCCCTTGATCATCGGATCTTAGATGGCCTGATCTGTGGGCGGTTTATGCAACGGGTCAAGGAAAAGATTGAAGCGATCCGTCCGGAAATGGAGATTTATTAA
- a CDS encoding alpha-ketoacid dehydrogenase subunit beta: MAILSYIEAVTHTLREEMKRDPRVFLLGEDVGVRGGVFRATQGLIEEFGEERVIDSPLTESAIVGVSIGAAAYGLRPVAEIQFADFILPAVNQIISEAAKIRYRSNNDWHVPLVIRAPYGGGVHGALYHSQSMERIFAGNPGLKIVAPATPYDVKGLLTSAIRDEDPVLFFEHKRLYRSVKGEVPEQEYTLPIGKGDIKREGSDITVISYGLTLHYVLQAAESLAKEGISTHVFDLMTLYPLDKEGIIEAAAKTGKVLIVHEDHKEGGIGGEVSAVIAEEALFDLDAPIKRLGGPSIPAMPYSPPLEKFYMLNPDKIAQAMRELAYF; the protein is encoded by the coding sequence ATGGCTATCCTGTCATATATTGAAGCGGTTACCCATACCCTTCGGGAAGAAATGAAGCGCGATCCTCGAGTTTTTCTCCTCGGAGAGGATGTGGGAGTCCGGGGAGGCGTTTTCCGAGCAACCCAAGGACTGATTGAAGAATTTGGCGAAGAACGGGTGATCGATTCCCCGCTTACGGAATCGGCCATCGTAGGCGTTTCCATCGGGGCAGCCGCGTATGGTCTGCGACCGGTTGCCGAAATCCAATTCGCCGACTTTATCCTGCCGGCGGTGAATCAGATCATTAGCGAAGCTGCTAAAATTAGATATCGTTCCAACAATGATTGGCATGTTCCCCTCGTGATACGAGCTCCGTATGGTGGTGGCGTTCATGGTGCCCTCTATCACTCCCAAAGTATGGAAAGAATCTTCGCAGGAAATCCTGGACTTAAAATCGTGGCTCCCGCAACTCCTTACGACGTGAAGGGTCTATTAACCTCGGCCATTCGCGACGAAGATCCTGTCCTCTTTTTTGAACATAAACGGCTTTATCGTTCTGTAAAAGGAGAGGTGCCCGAACAGGAATATACCTTGCCCATTGGAAAGGGGGATATAAAGAGGGAGGGAAGCGACATCACCGTCATCTCCTATGGGCTTACCCTCCATTATGTTCTGCAAGCGGCGGAATCCCTGGCGAAGGAAGGCATCTCCACCCATGTCTTCGACTTAATGACCTTATATCCTTTAGATAAAGAAGGAATTATCGAGGCGGCGGCAAAAACGGGGAAGGTTTTAATCGTCCATGAGGATCATAAAGAAGGGGGCATCGGGGGAGAGGTTTCTGCCGTTATCGCAGAAGAGGCTCTCTTTGATTTAGATGCACCCATTAAGCGCCTTGGAGGACCGAGCATTCCGGCCATGCCCTACAGCCCTCCATTAGAGAAATTTTATATGCTGAATCCTGACAAAATTGCTCAGGCCATGCGGGAATTGGCTTATTTTTAA
- a CDS encoding thiamine pyrophosphate-dependent dehydrogenase E1 component subunit alpha, which yields MAIHHREIGLSDQTAVEIYRYMFMARKVDEREWILNRAGKIHFVISCQGQEAAQVGAAFALEKGVDYLNPYYRDTGVVLVMGMTVRDLLLSAFAKAEDPNSGGRQMPGHFSSRKLNIMTQSSPTGTQIPHAVGFALAAKYEKKPFVSFVTLGEGTSNQGDFHEALNFAGVHKLPVIVLVENNQYAISVPVKKQLACESVADRAVGYGMPGVSVDGNDPLEVYKAVKEARERALRGEGGTLIEAKTYRLTPHSSDDDDRTYRSRDEVELAKKQDPILRYREYILSQRLMDEGKLAALEKKVMEEIDEATRYAEEAPYPEPESAMLHVYG from the coding sequence ATGGCAATCCATCACCGGGAGATTGGGTTGAGCGATCAAACCGCGGTAGAGATTTATCGCTACATGTTCATGGCCCGTAAAGTGGATGAAAGAGAGTGGATCTTAAACCGCGCCGGTAAAATCCATTTCGTCATCTCATGCCAAGGGCAGGAAGCTGCACAGGTTGGAGCAGCCTTCGCCTTAGAAAAGGGGGTCGATTATCTAAATCCGTATTATCGGGATACGGGGGTCGTTTTGGTGATGGGGATGACGGTGAGAGACCTCCTTCTTTCTGCTTTTGCCAAGGCGGAGGACCCCAACAGCGGGGGCAGGCAGATGCCGGGTCATTTCAGCAGTAGGAAATTAAACATCATGACCCAATCCAGCCCCACCGGGACCCAGATTCCCCATGCGGTTGGTTTTGCCCTGGCGGCAAAATATGAGAAGAAACCGTTCGTTTCTTTTGTCACCTTAGGAGAGGGAACGAGCAATCAAGGAGATTTTCATGAAGCCTTAAACTTTGCCGGAGTTCATAAACTGCCTGTGATTGTCCTGGTGGAAAACAACCAATACGCCATCTCCGTGCCGGTGAAAAAACAGCTCGCCTGCGAGTCGGTGGCCGATCGAGCGGTAGGATACGGTATGCCCGGTGTCTCCGTAGACGGGAATGATCCCTTGGAGGTTTACAAAGCGGTCAAAGAGGCAAGGGAGAGAGCTCTCCGGGGAGAGGGGGGAACGCTGATCGAAGCAAAAACCTATCGTTTAACCCCCCACTCCAGCGATGACGATGATCGCACCTACAGAAGCCGTGATGAGGTAGAGTTGGCTAAAAAACAGGATCCCATCCTCCGTTATCGGGAATATATTTTATCTCAGCGTTTGATGGATGAAGGGAAATTGGCCGCCTTGGAAAAAAAGGTGATGGAAGAGATCGACGAAGCAACCCGTTACGCGGAAGAGGCGCCTTATCCTGAACCGGAAAGCGCCATGCTGCACGTATATGGTTAA
- a CDS encoding IS110 family transposase — VFKDWEGKASLITLQNFPLPQDVVAAGETALVATWKKSGVQRAVGPKRAGMLYQKAQKSIGLTEGATAARHELAMYLEQYAMLCRQIEELMEHVAALVEQIPGASHMMSIPCIGLVTVAGFLAEVGDLSGYDHSQQIVRHAGLSLRENSSGLHKGETTISKRGRCRLRALLYRAALTMVARNPEFRALHMYFTTRRDNPLKKKQSMIALCIKLIRILFELGRKQKNYDSSKVLGPHREAQLQAAA; from the coding sequence GTGTTTAAAGACTGGGAAGGCAAGGCTTCGCTCATTACGCTGCAGAACTTTCCGCTGCCGCAAGACGTCGTCGCCGCTGGCGAAACTGCTCTTGTGGCGACCTGGAAGAAGAGCGGCGTACAACGAGCTGTAGGCCCCAAGAGAGCGGGGATGCTCTACCAAAAAGCCCAAAAGTCCATCGGCCTCACGGAAGGCGCTACGGCGGCCAGGCATGAGCTAGCCATGTACCTGGAGCAGTACGCCATGCTGTGCAGGCAGATCGAAGAACTGATGGAGCATGTGGCGGCTCTGGTGGAGCAGATTCCGGGCGCCTCCCACATGATGAGCATTCCGTGCATCGGTCTCGTCACTGTGGCAGGTTTCCTGGCGGAAGTCGGGGACTTGAGCGGCTACGATCACAGCCAGCAAATCGTCCGTCACGCCGGTCTCAGCCTGCGGGAAAACAGCTCCGGGCTGCACAAAGGGGAAACGACCATCAGCAAACGTGGTCGCTGTCGTCTCCGGGCCCTGCTGTACCGGGCGGCACTGACGATGGTTGCCAGGAACCCGGAATTCCGCGCGTTGCACATGTATTTCACGACGCGCCGGGACAATCCGCTGAAAAAGAAACAGTCCATGATCGCGCTTTGCATCAAGCTCATCCGCATCTTGTTTGAGCTAGGCCGTAAACAGAAGAATTATGACAGCAGCAAAGTGCTCGGCCCCCATCGGGAGGCTCAGCTTCAAGCAGCAGCTTAA
- a CDS encoding Rpn family recombination-promoting nuclease/putative transposase produces MHHDRLFKELIKIFFEDFISLFFPNFHPLISFDSVTFLSEEVYTDVVKGGERRVDLLVETKIKGVNRLIIIHIEAQSYYQNDFHERMFIYYSRLYENHRRPILPIAVFSYDEKHDEPDAFTIDFPELQVLQFRYDHPIAAALLSKMGYTKEERVEVKKEFLRMITRLQLDPARLNLITGFFDTYLTLNEEEERKLREEIGQLPQEEGAAILNIMNSYEKKGYERGIEKGIEQGIEKGIEKGIEQGKMEDARKMLLKGMDVNFIRDITELPLEKIEELKKSLERS; encoded by the coding sequence ATTCATCATGATCGTTTATTTAAAGAATTGATTAAAATCTTTTTCGAAGATTTCATTTCGTTGTTCTTTCCAAATTTTCATCCTCTCATTTCCTTCGACTCGGTCACCTTCCTTTCCGAGGAAGTCTATACCGATGTGGTGAAAGGAGGCGAACGGAGGGTTGACCTTCTGGTAGAAACGAAGATCAAGGGGGTGAATCGGCTCATCATCATCCATATTGAAGCCCAATCCTATTATCAGAATGACTTTCATGAGCGGATGTTCATTTACTATAGCCGGCTTTATGAGAATCATCGCCGCCCGATTTTGCCCATTGCGGTATTTTCCTATGATGAGAAACATGATGAACCGGATGCGTTTACCATTGATTTCCCGGAGCTTCAAGTCCTTCAATTCCGTTATGATCATCCAATCGCTGCTGCGCTTCTCAGTAAAATGGGATATACTAAAGAAGAGAGAGTTGAAGTGAAGAAGGAATTTCTACGGATGATCACACGCCTACAACTAGATCCAGCTCGGCTCAACCTGATTACGGGATTCTTCGATACTTATCTAACCTTAAACGAAGAGGAGGAGAGGAAATTGCGCGAAGAGATTGGGCAACTGCCGCAAGAGGAAGGTGCAGCGATTCTAAATATCATGAACTCTTATGAGAAGAAAGGATATGAAAGAGGGATTGAAAAGGGGATTGAACAAGGAATTGAAAAGGGGATTGAAAAAGGAATTGAGCAAGGAAAAATGGAAGATGCCCGGAAGATGCTCTTAAAGGGGATGGATGTGAATTTTATTCGGGATATTACAGAATTGCCGCTGGAGAAGATTGAAGAATTGAAAAAGTCATTAGAAAGATCGTAA
- the murJ gene encoding murein biosynthesis integral membrane protein MurJ, whose protein sequence is MNRNKAIKITAWIMVITLTSKILGFLRETAIAAYFGASNESDAFFVAFSIPGILFAVVAGAIGTSFIPVYTRLDEKHKAVYFNNMFNVLGFFTLIITGVSLLFAPQIVKWFAFGFSSDTLALTVVLTRIMLLSLLFMLINALFTSFLQSNQRFLIPAAIGIPYNLVVIFYLLIAGSSYGIEGFAWMVVLSVLIQALFQLFGVVKEKWKYRFVFDLKEPGLRQTLHMTGPVLIGTMVGQVNVLVDRMLASGLSEGSISALNYANKVSQLAFGIIVVSIISVLYPKLAEQASQAGKDDLKRLTRYAMRVLMIVLVPILFGGVILARPIIQILFERGAFDAADTDLTTVAFIFFNLGIVGLGLHELFSRVFFSLQDTRTTMWNGVIALLVNIVLNLILVRPMAHGGLALATSISYTLSGYLLLRSLGKKIGKIMTAEVWMTIGKTTASSLVMSIIVYFLYPLGSIEQLHFLVKAGWLFFVMAVGAAAYAAMLWVLRETIFVDLTKQALGKVKRRFVRGIR, encoded by the coding sequence ATGAATCGGAATAAAGCGATCAAAATAACGGCCTGGATCATGGTGATCACGTTAACAAGCAAAATCCTGGGATTCTTAAGGGAGACGGCCATTGCAGCCTATTTTGGCGCGAGCAATGAGTCGGATGCTTTTTTTGTCGCCTTTTCGATTCCAGGAATTTTATTTGCGGTTGTCGCCGGAGCAATCGGGACTTCTTTTATTCCCGTCTATACCCGGTTAGATGAAAAGCATAAGGCCGTTTATTTTAACAATATGTTTAACGTCTTAGGGTTTTTTACCCTGATCATTACAGGGGTTTCCCTCCTATTTGCCCCTCAGATCGTGAAATGGTTCGCCTTTGGATTCAGTTCCGATACCTTGGCCCTCACTGTGGTTCTCACGAGAATCATGTTGTTGTCTTTGCTATTTATGTTGATCAATGCATTGTTCACCTCTTTCCTTCAAAGCAACCAGAGATTTTTAATCCCTGCGGCGATCGGGATTCCGTACAATCTCGTGGTGATTTTTTATCTTCTCATCGCCGGTTCCTCTTATGGCATCGAGGGGTTCGCCTGGATGGTCGTTCTATCCGTGTTGATCCAGGCCCTCTTTCAGTTATTCGGTGTGGTGAAGGAGAAATGGAAGTATCGATTCGTGTTTGATCTAAAGGAACCGGGTCTTAGGCAAACCTTACATATGACAGGCCCCGTTCTGATTGGTACCATGGTAGGGCAAGTCAATGTGCTGGTAGACCGGATGCTTGCTTCCGGACTGTCGGAGGGGAGCATTTCGGCCTTAAACTACGCGAATAAAGTCTCTCAACTTGCCTTTGGCATCATTGTGGTATCGATCATTTCCGTTTTGTATCCGAAACTGGCCGAACAGGCGAGTCAAGCGGGCAAGGATGATCTGAAGCGGCTAACGAGATATGCCATGAGGGTGTTAATGATCGTTCTCGTTCCCATCCTGTTTGGCGGGGTCATTTTAGCCCGTCCCATCATACAAATTCTCTTTGAACGAGGAGCATTCGATGCCGCGGACACGGACCTAACGACGGTCGCATTTATTTTTTTTAATCTGGGTATTGTGGGATTAGGTTTGCACGAATTATTTTCCCGCGTTTTCTTTTCTTTGCAAGACACGAGGACAACGATGTGGAATGGGGTGATCGCTCTCCTCGTAAATATCGTTTTAAATCTTATCTTGGTTCGTCCCATGGCGCATGGGGGCTTAGCCCTGGCCACCTCGATCAGTTATACATTATCCGGTTATCTGCTTCTCCGGTCGCTCGGCAAAAAAATCGGAAAGATCATGACGGCGGAAGTGTGGATGACGATCGGTAAAACGACCGCATCCAGTCTGGTGATGTCGATCATCGTTTATTTCTTATATCCGCTTGGTTCCATAGAGCAGCTCCATTTCCTTGTGAAGGCGGGTTGGCTATTTTTTGTGATGGCCGTAGGGGCCGCCGCTTATGCAGCCATGTTATGGGTCCTTAGGGAAACGATTTTCGTGGATTTGACGAAGCAGGCGCTCGGAAAAGTGAAAAGGAGATTCGTGCGTGGTATAAGGTAG
- a CDS encoding glycosyltransferase, translated as MAHDRDVHIIISTSFPLPFIRASLHGEEKGRLAFRRVRNDLGFILQKDSIEVDMAGMNEAYDRYMEGIPAYLDQERRFLTDHKVDLLLTDISPFPFVVAKDLHIPSVGISNFTWYTAYQGIIPDEKLQGMREAYQKMDFFLPLAGAKEPDWGRERMTPFPYFCRSVRPREVARLRRELNPDGKKKVVYFGLGMKIDQVGLGSLPLWDSEGTIFVVSSNTQVHHPHVIRIPDGYTETQHYIAVSDLVISKAGWGTVAEAVQTRRPLLLIDRPHMMEDQNTIRHLSSLNRAMVITEEELKHLMIDTEIMEKGRNQVLNIDPIPPSEEVIDGVIREMMIVV; from the coding sequence TTGGCCCATGATCGAGATGTTCACATCATCATATCCACTTCCTTTCCACTTCCGTTTATTCGGGCTTCATTGCATGGGGAGGAGAAGGGGCGTCTTGCCTTTCGTCGTGTGCGGAATGATCTGGGCTTCATTTTGCAAAAGGATTCCATTGAGGTGGATATGGCCGGGATGAATGAGGCTTATGACCGGTATATGGAGGGAATTCCTGCTTATTTGGATCAGGAAAGAAGATTTCTCACCGATCACAAGGTAGATCTCCTCCTTACGGATATTTCCCCTTTTCCTTTTGTGGTGGCAAAGGATCTTCACATTCCCTCCGTGGGCATTTCCAATTTCACCTGGTATACCGCCTATCAGGGGATCATTCCGGATGAGAAGTTGCAGGGGATGCGGGAGGCGTATCAAAAGATGGATTTCTTCCTGCCCCTTGCAGGTGCGAAGGAACCCGATTGGGGAAGGGAAAGGATGACCCCCTTTCCATATTTTTGCCGATCCGTCCGCCCCAGGGAAGTGGCACGCTTGCGGCGGGAACTGAATCCGGACGGGAAGAAAAAGGTGGTTTATTTTGGGCTCGGAATGAAGATCGATCAAGTGGGTCTGGGGAGTCTCCCTCTATGGGATTCGGAAGGGACTATTTTTGTGGTATCCAGCAATACCCAGGTTCACCACCCCCATGTGATCCGCATTCCGGATGGATATACGGAAACCCAACATTATATCGCCGTATCCGACCTTGTTATCTCCAAGGCAGGCTGGGGTACCGTCGCCGAAGCGGTTCAAACCCGCCGTCCCCTTCTCCTCATCGATCGTCCTCATATGATGGAGGATCAGAATACGATCCGCCATCTTTCATCTCTGAACCGCGCCATGGTGATTACGGAAGAGGAGTTAAAACATTTGATGATAGATACGGAGATTATGGAGAAAGGTAGGAATCAGGTTTTAAATATCGATCCCATCCCTCCCAGCGAAGAGGTGATCGATGGGGTGATAAGGGAAATGATGATCGTTGTGTGA
- a CDS encoding sugar phosphate nucleotidyltransferase, with translation MKLVLLSGGSGKRLWPLSNDSRSKQFLRLLDRGDGVLESMVQRVWRQLKNVGLAEFAYVATGKVQREMIRSHLGEEVSIIVEPERRDTFPAIALASVYLYSIERMSSDETVAVLPVDPYVEESFFLQVKRLDPVLRRSGADLALIGIRPLFPSEKYGYIVPFGKSLEGRNPFTVESASDYFSVSHFREKPKAEEAQKLIDAGALWNAGVFAFTLGTMIRWLAERSYPLQYEELVKQYERLPNISFDYEVVEKTDRIVVLPYEGAWKDLGTWNTLTEEMGSPILGKGVISEDSKNSRIVNELDLPVAVLGVSDVVVAASPDGILVTSKEASPRVKELMKDHVQMPMYEERRWGWYRILDYTHFEDGQEVLTKRIAIHEGKYITYQIHFKRSETWTVIRGEGELAMEGEIRTVQAGEVIQIPPGTPHGIRALTEMELIEVQQGKELIEEDIMRIYSTWDEVVQALVKDESKQVE, from the coding sequence ATGAAACTCGTATTATTGTCCGGCGGGTCCGGTAAACGTCTATGGCCTCTTTCGAATGATTCCCGTTCGAAACAGTTTTTGCGCCTCCTTGATCGGGGAGATGGGGTATTGGAGTCGATGGTGCAGCGGGTCTGGCGTCAGCTAAAGAATGTTGGTTTAGCGGAATTTGCTTATGTGGCGACAGGCAAAGTACAGCGGGAGATGATCCGCAGTCATTTGGGAGAAGAGGTTTCCATCATCGTAGAACCGGAGCGGAGGGATACTTTTCCCGCCATCGCCCTGGCTTCGGTATATCTTTATTCCATAGAAAGGATGTCTTCCGATGAAACCGTTGCCGTTTTACCTGTAGACCCTTATGTGGAAGAATCATTCTTCCTGCAGGTTAAACGGTTGGATCCGGTCTTGAGACGCTCCGGGGCGGATCTTGCCCTCATTGGAATTCGCCCACTCTTTCCCTCCGAAAAATATGGATATATCGTACCGTTTGGCAAAAGTTTGGAAGGGAGAAACCCCTTCACGGTAGAGAGTGCATCGGATTATTTTTCTGTCAGCCATTTCCGGGAGAAGCCAAAGGCAGAAGAGGCCCAAAAATTAATCGATGCGGGCGCCCTCTGGAATGCCGGTGTTTTCGCTTTTACTCTGGGGACGATGATTCGTTGGCTTGCGGAGCGGAGTTATCCGCTGCAGTATGAGGAACTGGTGAAGCAATATGAAAGGCTCCCGAACATTAGCTTCGACTATGAGGTTGTGGAAAAGACAGATCGTATCGTCGTTCTTCCCTATGAAGGAGCTTGGAAGGATCTTGGTACATGGAACACCTTGACGGAGGAGATGGGAAGTCCCATTTTGGGAAAAGGAGTGATAAGCGAGGACTCGAAGAATAGCCGGATCGTAAATGAACTGGATTTGCCGGTAGCCGTCCTGGGAGTCTCCGATGTGGTGGTAGCCGCAAGTCCCGATGGGATCTTGGTCACGAGCAAAGAGGCCAGCCCCAGGGTGAAGGAATTGATGAAGGATCATGTTCAAATGCCCATGTATGAAGAGAGGCGCTGGGGTTGGTACCGGATCTTGGATTACACTCACTTCGAGGACGGCCAGGAAGTTCTAACGAAACGGATCGCGATTCATGAAGGGAAGTACATTACTTACCAGATTCATTTCAAACGGAGTGAAACATGGACGGTGATCCGTGGGGAAGGGGAGTTGGCCATGGAGGGAGAGATTCGTACCGTTCAAGCGGGAGAGGTCATTCAGATCCCCCCAGGCACACCTCATGGGATTCGGGCCCTTACCGAAATGGAATTGATCGAGGTGCAACAGGGGAAAGAATTGATCGAAGAGGATATTATGCGGATTTACTCCACGTGGGATGAGGTTGTTCAGGCTTTGGTAAAAGATGAATCCAAACAAGTTGAATAG
- the rfbD gene encoding dTDP-4-dehydrorhamnose reductase: MSSNKSEKKCKVLITGVGGQLGKDLMLLLKDRTYEVYGFSREELDVTDQFEVKKSIEEVHPDVVIHTAAYTKVDQAEEEMDLAFAVNGWGTRNVAVASEEVGAKLVYISTDYVFDGEKGKPYLEYDRTAPLNVYGASKEMGEQMVRDFHSRFFIVRTSWVYGAYGANFVKTMLRLGKEQLAVRVVNDQIGSPTYTVDLAEALLHLIETEKYGIYHLSNSGACSWYEFAKAIFEEVGMQVTVEPIPTEAFPRPAKRPKYSVLDHRAWRLNGFPPMPHWRDGLKRFLTSYIKT; this comes from the coding sequence ATGTCATCTAATAAATCTGAGAAGAAATGTAAGGTTCTTATTACCGGAGTAGGTGGACAGCTGGGAAAAGATCTAATGCTCCTGTTAAAAGATAGAACATATGAGGTTTATGGCTTCTCACGTGAAGAATTAGATGTTACCGACCAATTCGAGGTAAAAAAGAGCATAGAGGAGGTCCATCCTGATGTAGTTATTCATACAGCTGCTTATACAAAAGTAGATCAAGCGGAAGAGGAAATGGATCTCGCCTTTGCAGTGAATGGCTGGGGAACTCGCAATGTGGCGGTGGCCAGCGAAGAGGTGGGCGCGAAACTGGTCTACATCAGCACCGATTATGTCTTTGATGGAGAGAAGGGAAAGCCTTATTTGGAATATGATCGGACAGCTCCTCTGAATGTGTATGGAGCCTCCAAAGAGATGGGAGAACAGATGGTGCGGGATTTTCACTCCCGTTTTTTTATCGTCCGTACCTCTTGGGTTTATGGAGCTTATGGTGCGAATTTCGTAAAGACGATGCTCCGACTGGGGAAGGAACAACTCGCTGTTCGGGTGGTGAATGATCAGATCGGTTCCCCTACCTATACGGTGGATCTGGCTGAGGCACTCCTTCATTTGATAGAGACGGAGAAGTATGGGATCTATCATCTTTCCAATTCTGGAGCATGTTCCTGGTATGAATTCGCTAAGGCTATCTTTGAAGAGGTTGGGATGCAGGTTACTGTGGAACCGATTCCCACTGAAGCCTTTCCCCGTCCTGCGAAGCGTCCCAAGTATTCCGTCCTGGATCATAGGGCCTGGCGGCTCAATGGATTTCCTCCCATGCCCCATTGGCGGGATGGATTGAAGAGGTTTTTAACATCATACATAAAGACATAA